In Cydia strobilella chromosome 6, ilCydStro3.1, whole genome shotgun sequence, one DNA window encodes the following:
- the LOC134742379 gene encoding probable tRNA (uracil-O(2)-)-methyltransferase isoform X2, with product MFKEIPTTITANLSSKSFQWLLNTVLPQFVKWGQECVNTKPNSQFCSQSLAFVSIDKYYSRYNELKLKYGKEMVKIWPECTDPSKFVYEDVAIATYLLLLWEEERAQQGSNILQSFVDLGCGNGLLVYILSKEGHPGVGIDVRKRQIWDMFGANVKLEEKTITPSDTHLFPDTDWIIGNHSDELTPWIPVISARSSYKCNFFLLPCCAYNFDGTKYQRQNSSKSQYTEYLEHIKQLCEDIGFKTDVDRLKIPSTKRICLLGRGRRYEEKAFEDQCNQIRNLIDKEQVNRNENVWINDFKPRDPVEKVKNCTHIDKNLIQSIVGSITYYLLEGCNVSNIWNSGKVAGINELVQLIPHDQLKALKSECGGLQTLLKNNHHIFKVQSGRVQLRYPKTVEEVKKDSQYKKNKAKSGNIRIQFRPCWFYNHHPQGCPLSDDKCSFLHAKS from the exons ATGTTTAAAGAAATTCCAACAACAATCACTGCAA ATTTGAGCTCCAAGTCATTTCAGTGGCTTTTAAATACAGTTCTGCCGCAATTTGTCAAATGGGGACAAGAGTGTGTGAATACAAAACCTAATTCACAATTTTGCAGTCAATCTCTGGCCTTTGTTTCCATTGATAAATACTACAGCAGGTATAATGAGCTAAAATTGAAGTATGGGAAAGAAATGGTTAAG atATGGCCTGAATGTACAGATCCTAGCAAATTTGTTTATGAAGATGTGGCAATAGCCACTTACTTGCTTTTACTCTGGGAAGAGGAAAGAGCACAGCAAGGCTCTAACATTCTTCAAAGCTTTGTGGATTTGGGCTGTGGAAATGGCTTACTGGTGTATATCTTGTCAAAGGAAGGACATCCTGGAGTTGGTATTgatgttagaaagagacaaatttGGGACATGTTTGGTGCTAATGTAAAATTAGAA GAAAAGACCATTACACCATCTGATACACATCTATTCCCTGACACTGATTGGATAATAGGCAATCATTCAGATGAGCTGACCCCATGGATCCCAGTAATTTCAGCAAGAAGCTCCTACAAATGCAATTTCTTCTTACTCCCATGTTGTGCATATAACTTTGATGGTACCAAATACCAAAGGCAAAATTCATCTAAAAGTCAATACACAGAGTATTTGGAACACATAAAGCAATTGTGTGAAGACATTGGTTTTAAAACAGATGTTGACAGGTTGAAAATACCCAGTACCAAAAGAATCTGTCTTTTAGGCAGAGGTAGGAGATATGAAGAGAAAGCTTTTGAAGATCAATGTAATCAGATACGAAATCTTATTGATAAGGAACAAGTGAACAGAAATGAAAatgtatggataaatgactttaAGCCTAGAGATCCAGTGGAAAAGGTCAAAAATTGCACTCATATAGACAAAAACTTGATACAATCAATTGTGGGTAGTATAACTTACTATTTACTTGAAGGTTGCAATGTATCAAATATCTGGAATTCTGGTAAAGTAGCTGGTATTAATGAGCTAGTACAATTGATACCACATGATCAACTGAAAGCTTTAAAATCAGAGTGTGGTGGTTTACAAACACTGTTGAAGAACAATCACCACATTTTCAAGGTCCAAAGTGGCAGAGTCCAGTTAAGGTATCCTAAAACAGTTGAAGAAGTAAAAAAAGATAGTCAGTACAAGAAGAATAAAGCTAAGTCTGGAAATATTAGGATACAGTTTCGGCCATGTTGGTTTTACAACCATCACCCACAGGGATGCCCACTGTCAGATGACAAGTGCAGTTTCTTACATGCTAAGAGCTGA
- the LOC134742379 gene encoding probable tRNA (uracil-O(2)-)-methyltransferase isoform X1, with protein MFKEIPTTITASAFWQSVNILITKSHVVNKRVWGSMVLHKCNCKPVTTNILNWCLPDHCGKVDKIDNVDLYLAYLLANLQLQQCDISDSDDVIEIILSELLPKNYSDIHAVQLTCLQKDRNVVTFYDVTPKNENQNVCPNYSYSLQLNSNMILLKANCDLSSKSFQWLLNTVLPQFVKWGQECVNTKPNSQFCSQSLAFVSIDKYYSRYNELKLKYGKEMVKIWPECTDPSKFVYEDVAIATYLLLLWEEERAQQGSNILQSFVDLGCGNGLLVYILSKEGHPGVGIDVRKRQIWDMFGANVKLEEKTITPSDTHLFPDTDWIIGNHSDELTPWIPVISARSSYKCNFFLLPCCAYNFDGTKYQRQNSSKSQYTEYLEHIKQLCEDIGFKTDVDRLKIPSTKRICLLGRGRRYEEKAFEDQCNQIRNLIDKEQVNRNENVWINDFKPRDPVEKVKNCTHIDKNLIQSIVGSITYYLLEGCNVSNIWNSGKVAGINELVQLIPHDQLKALKSECGGLQTLLKNNHHIFKVQSGRVQLRYPKTVEEVKKDSQYKKNKAKSGNIRIQFRPCWFYNHHPQGCPLSDDKCSFLHAKS; from the exons ATGTTTAAAGAAATTCCAACAACAATCACTGCAAGTGCGTTTTGGCAATCTGTGAATATCCTGATTACAAAATCTCATGTAGTAAATAAAAGAGTATGGGGCAGCATGGTGTTACACAAATGCAATTGCAAACCAGTaactacaaacattttaaattGGTGTTTACCTGATCACTGTGGAAAAGTAGACAAAATAGATAATGTAGATTTATATCTAGCCTATTTACTTGCGAATTTACAACTTCAGCAGTGTGATATATCAGATTCTGATGATGTTATTGAGATCATACTCTCAGAATTGCTCCCTAAAAATTATAGTGATATCCACGCAGTTCAACTAACTTGTCTACAAAAAGACAGAAATGTAGTTACATTTTATGATGTTACGCCAAAAAATGAAAATCAGAATGTATGTccaaattattcttattctttgcAATTGAATAGCAACATGATTCTCCTGAAGGCTAATTGTG ATTTGAGCTCCAAGTCATTTCAGTGGCTTTTAAATACAGTTCTGCCGCAATTTGTCAAATGGGGACAAGAGTGTGTGAATACAAAACCTAATTCACAATTTTGCAGTCAATCTCTGGCCTTTGTTTCCATTGATAAATACTACAGCAGGTATAATGAGCTAAAATTGAAGTATGGGAAAGAAATGGTTAAG atATGGCCTGAATGTACAGATCCTAGCAAATTTGTTTATGAAGATGTGGCAATAGCCACTTACTTGCTTTTACTCTGGGAAGAGGAAAGAGCACAGCAAGGCTCTAACATTCTTCAAAGCTTTGTGGATTTGGGCTGTGGAAATGGCTTACTGGTGTATATCTTGTCAAAGGAAGGACATCCTGGAGTTGGTATTgatgttagaaagagacaaatttGGGACATGTTTGGTGCTAATGTAAAATTAGAA GAAAAGACCATTACACCATCTGATACACATCTATTCCCTGACACTGATTGGATAATAGGCAATCATTCAGATGAGCTGACCCCATGGATCCCAGTAATTTCAGCAAGAAGCTCCTACAAATGCAATTTCTTCTTACTCCCATGTTGTGCATATAACTTTGATGGTACCAAATACCAAAGGCAAAATTCATCTAAAAGTCAATACACAGAGTATTTGGAACACATAAAGCAATTGTGTGAAGACATTGGTTTTAAAACAGATGTTGACAGGTTGAAAATACCCAGTACCAAAAGAATCTGTCTTTTAGGCAGAGGTAGGAGATATGAAGAGAAAGCTTTTGAAGATCAATGTAATCAGATACGAAATCTTATTGATAAGGAACAAGTGAACAGAAATGAAAatgtatggataaatgactttaAGCCTAGAGATCCAGTGGAAAAGGTCAAAAATTGCACTCATATAGACAAAAACTTGATACAATCAATTGTGGGTAGTATAACTTACTATTTACTTGAAGGTTGCAATGTATCAAATATCTGGAATTCTGGTAAAGTAGCTGGTATTAATGAGCTAGTACAATTGATACCACATGATCAACTGAAAGCTTTAAAATCAGAGTGTGGTGGTTTACAAACACTGTTGAAGAACAATCACCACATTTTCAAGGTCCAAAGTGGCAGAGTCCAGTTAAGGTATCCTAAAACAGTTGAAGAAGTAAAAAAAGATAGTCAGTACAAGAAGAATAAAGCTAAGTCTGGAAATATTAGGATACAGTTTCGGCCATGTTGGTTTTACAACCATCACCCACAGGGATGCCCACTGTCAGATGACAAGTGCAGTTTCTTACATGCTAAGAGCTGA